From one Pirellulales bacterium genomic stretch:
- a CDS encoding TlpA disulfide reductase family protein: protein MGRTFGIRILLTVVLLAGLLLFLIRQTPEKASELLPVGSLMPPVSAAGWINDPVPTPENLRGQVVVIDVWAYWCGPCIESMPEMVSAYDKYKDRGVRFIGLTAEGAETLTETKAIVEKAKLPYPNGYGAADTVDALRVEMIPSVFVIGRDGRIIWHTDRPGTVEEAIESALAKS from the coding sequence ATGGGACGCACCTTCGGCATTCGAATTTTGCTGACGGTTGTGCTGCTGGCCGGGTTACTGCTCTTTTTGATTCGGCAGACCCCGGAAAAGGCTAGCGAACTGCTGCCTGTCGGATCCCTGATGCCGCCGGTCTCGGCCGCAGGGTGGATCAACGATCCGGTTCCCACGCCCGAAAATCTGCGTGGCCAGGTGGTGGTGATCGACGTTTGGGCCTACTGGTGTGGTCCGTGCATTGAATCGATGCCCGAGATGGTCTCGGCGTACGACAAATACAAAGACCGAGGCGTGCGGTTCATCGGTCTAACGGCCGAAGGGGCCGAAACTTTGACCGAGACAAAGGCCATCGTCGAGAAAGCGAAACTCCCTTACCCGAATGGTTATGGCGCGGCCGACACGGTCGATGCCCTGCGCGTGGAAATGATTCCCTCGGTATTTGTCATTGGTCGGGACGGCCGCATCATCTGGCACACCGATCGGCCGGGAACGGTTGAAGAAGCCATCGAGTCAGCACTGGCTAAGAGCTGA
- a CDS encoding DUF1549 and DUF1553 domain-containing protein, with protein MSRALVAMAILACAAGNVVVAAEISFRADVMAVLSKAGCNQGVCHGNQNGKGGFKLSLRGQDPALDLTALVRDQAGRRIDLVNPDESLLLEKPTMQVAHEGGRRFSRDTAEFAILRDWIRAGATDDVSSAPQLVRLEVTPGGQVMVEPQAKLQMHVVAHFSDGSARDVTNLAVYDPAERIASVTHDGLVEHQAFGETTLIVRYLDRQVGVPLAFVPARPEFVWPAPPAANFIDELVFANLERLRVAPSDLCSDSVFVRRAFLDLLNILPTADEARTFVLDRNPAKRHDLIEQLLARPEFATAWALKWSDLLRNEEKTLDRKGVQAFHHWIERSIAEGKPLNEFARELIAARGSTYQAPQANFYRALRDPVSRAEATAQVFLGLRLQCAKCHNHPFERWTQDDYYDWAELFARVQYKIIDNDRRDRNDSHEFDGEQIVWMDDDGDVTNPRTDAPAVPRLLGDTAPLSTDANDDRLEALAAWVASPANVFFARAQVNRVWYQLLGRGIVEPIDDFRETNPASNPPLLESLARDFAAHGFDLRHAILAIMNSRVYQLDSRPNETNEADDRNFSHALVRRLSAEQLLDAVHQVAGVAPKFTGYPIGVRAGEVPGVLTVQARGERPSMDDHFLTVFGKPPRLLSCECERSTGTTLGQAFQMISGPLVNELFAKGDGSVARLAGDGCSAKDQVDQLYWSALSRPPSEAELTATVAYVESAADRRQAIEDVAWSLVNAKEFLLRH; from the coding sequence GTGAGTCGCGCTCTTGTGGCGATGGCGATTCTGGCATGTGCCGCGGGCAATGTCGTTGTTGCCGCCGAAATTTCCTTTCGCGCCGATGTGATGGCAGTCCTTTCCAAGGCCGGCTGTAACCAGGGAGTCTGCCACGGCAATCAAAACGGCAAGGGGGGATTCAAGCTGTCGCTGCGCGGGCAAGATCCGGCGCTCGACCTGACGGCGCTCGTACGTGATCAGGCGGGGCGCCGCATTGATCTTGTGAATCCGGACGAAAGCCTACTGCTCGAAAAGCCCACGATGCAAGTCGCTCATGAAGGGGGACGACGTTTTTCGCGCGATACAGCTGAATTCGCAATACTGCGGGACTGGATTCGCGCGGGCGCCACGGACGACGTTTCCAGCGCGCCGCAACTGGTGCGTCTGGAAGTGACGCCCGGCGGGCAGGTGATGGTCGAACCGCAGGCCAAGCTGCAAATGCACGTCGTAGCGCATTTTTCGGATGGCAGCGCGCGGGATGTTACGAATCTGGCCGTTTACGATCCAGCCGAGCGCATCGCCAGCGTGACCCACGACGGGCTTGTCGAGCACCAGGCATTTGGCGAAACGACATTGATCGTGCGGTATCTCGATCGGCAAGTCGGGGTGCCGCTGGCTTTCGTTCCGGCGCGCCCCGAATTCGTCTGGCCGGCTCCCCCGGCCGCGAATTTCATCGACGAACTGGTGTTTGCGAACCTCGAGCGACTGCGGGTCGCGCCCTCGGACCTCTGCAGCGACAGCGTTTTCGTACGGCGGGCTTTTCTGGACCTGCTCAATATTCTGCCCACGGCCGACGAGGCACGAACGTTCGTTCTCGATAGGAACCCAGCCAAGCGGCACGACCTAATCGAGCAATTGCTTGCGCGGCCGGAGTTTGCCACGGCCTGGGCGCTGAAGTGGTCGGACTTGCTGCGTAACGAAGAGAAGACGCTCGACCGCAAGGGAGTTCAGGCGTTTCACCATTGGATCGAGCGTTCGATCGCCGAGGGGAAACCGCTCAACGAGTTCGCCCGCGAGTTGATCGCGGCGCGAGGCAGCACCTACCAAGCGCCGCAAGCGAATTTCTATCGCGCGCTGCGCGATCCGGTTAGTCGTGCCGAGGCCACAGCTCAGGTCTTCTTGGGCTTGCGCCTGCAATGTGCGAAATGCCACAATCACCCGTTCGAGCGCTGGACGCAAGACGACTATTACGACTGGGCCGAACTCTTCGCGCGCGTCCAATACAAGATTATCGACAACGACCGCCGTGATCGAAACGATTCGCACGAATTCGACGGCGAGCAAATCGTTTGGATGGATGACGATGGTGACGTGACCAATCCACGCACTGATGCGCCGGCCGTGCCAAGACTCCTAGGGGACACGGCGCCGCTATCGACTGACGCAAACGACGACCGTCTGGAAGCGCTCGCGGCTTGGGTAGCATCGCCTGCGAATGTGTTTTTCGCCCGCGCTCAGGTCAATCGCGTCTGGTACCAGCTCTTGGGACGCGGCATCGTCGAACCGATCGACGATTTTCGCGAGACGAATCCGGCCAGCAATCCGCCGCTGCTGGAAAGTCTGGCTCGCGACTTTGCGGCCCACGGTTTCGATCTGCGGCATGCGATCCTCGCAATCATGAATTCGCGCGTCTACCAGTTGGATAGCCGCCCGAACGAGACGAACGAAGCCGATGACCGCAATTTCTCGCACGCGCTTGTCCGCAGACTCTCCGCCGAGCAATTGCTCGACGCCGTTCACCAGGTGGCGGGCGTGGCGCCAAAGTTTACCGGCTACCCCATCGGTGTTCGCGCGGGCGAAGTGCCGGGCGTGTTGACGGTGCAAGCGCGCGGCGAAAGGCCCAGCATGGACGATCACTTTCTTACGGTCTTCGGTAAGCCGCCCCGTTTGCTGTCATGCGAATGCGAACGATCTACCGGCACGACGCTGGGGCAGGCGTTTCAAATGATTAGCGGCCCGTTGGTCAACGAATTGTTTGCCAAGGGGGACGGAAGTGTGGCGCGGTTGGCCGGTGATGGTTGCAGTGCGAAAGACCAGGTCGACCAGTTATATTGGAGCGCGCTGTCCCGGCCGCCTTCGGAAGCTGAACTGACGGCGACCGTTGCCTATGTAGAAAGTGCGGCGGACCGGCGGCAAGCGATCGAAGACGTGGCTTGGAGCCTGGTGAACGCGAAGGAATTCCTGCTGCGACATTGA
- a CDS encoding DUF1501 domain-containing protein yields MTLMHESAKNAASYACHGFRHARPSRRQALKIGGAGLLGLNMRRVLHAAESVAAPVARAKSVIFLYQFGGPSHLDMFDMKPNAPDAIRGPHRGIQSSVPGLMISEHLPRMAQVMDRVTLVRSVHHPMKNHNSASYYALTGRAPPSDDIRLRDTLELFPAYGSVVDRLLPSSDDMPSFVAYPYVMRDGEVTPGQHASFLGKGHDPFLVTEDPNRKNFRLPELSLPENLSIDRLHNRREMQQLIDRQSRLLDYSAEARGLDSYYERALGMLDSPRVRQAFDLSSEPDEARDRYGRTTYGQSCLLARRLVESGVKFVNVYFSNTIGGQSNTSGGWDTHGFNNTRMFPIIEQFHLPLTDQTLPTLLLDLEERGLLDTTLVVWMGEFGRTPKINENVSRDHWPGCYTVLLAGGGVRRGFVYGASDKNGARPDRDPVRPDDLAATMFHLLGINHETEVHDANNRPLVVAAGRPITGIFA; encoded by the coding sequence ATGACTCTTATGCACGAATCGGCCAAGAATGCTGCGAGTTACGCTTGTCACGGCTTTCGCCATGCGCGGCCGTCGCGCCGCCAGGCATTGAAGATCGGCGGCGCCGGGCTACTGGGCCTGAATATGCGGCGCGTGTTGCATGCTGCAGAGTCTGTGGCGGCGCCAGTCGCGCGGGCTAAGAGCGTTATCTTTCTCTACCAGTTTGGCGGGCCCAGCCATCTGGATATGTTTGACATGAAGCCCAACGCGCCGGATGCCATTCGCGGCCCCCACCGTGGCATTCAGTCCAGTGTGCCGGGCCTGATGATTTCCGAGCATTTGCCGCGCATGGCGCAGGTGATGGACCGGGTGACGCTGGTGCGTAGCGTGCATCACCCGATGAAGAATCATAACTCGGCCTCGTATTATGCGCTGACCGGACGTGCGCCGCCGTCGGATGATATTCGTTTGCGCGACACACTGGAGCTGTTTCCGGCCTATGGGTCGGTGGTCGACCGCTTACTGCCATCGAGCGATGACATGCCGTCGTTCGTGGCGTATCCCTATGTCATGCGCGACGGCGAGGTCACGCCTGGCCAGCACGCCAGTTTCCTGGGTAAGGGGCACGATCCGTTCCTCGTGACCGAGGATCCGAATCGCAAGAATTTCCGATTGCCGGAATTGAGCTTGCCCGAAAATCTTTCCATCGATCGGCTGCACAATCGGCGTGAGATGCAGCAATTGATCGATCGGCAGTCGCGATTGTTGGACTACTCGGCCGAAGCCCGCGGCCTGGATTCTTATTACGAACGGGCGCTGGGGATGCTTGATTCACCCCGGGTCCGCCAGGCGTTTGATCTATCGAGCGAGCCCGACGAGGCGCGCGATCGCTACGGCCGGACGACCTATGGGCAGAGTTGTTTGTTGGCGCGGCGCCTGGTCGAGTCGGGCGTGAAGTTCGTTAACGTTTACTTCTCGAATACGATCGGCGGTCAGAGCAATACATCAGGCGGCTGGGACACACACGGCTTCAACAATACGCGGATGTTCCCGATCATCGAGCAGTTTCATTTGCCGCTGACGGATCAAACGCTGCCGACATTGTTGTTGGATCTCGAAGAGCGCGGCCTGCTAGATACCACGCTCGTGGTCTGGATGGGGGAATTCGGTCGCACGCCCAAGATCAACGAAAACGTCAGCCGCGACCACTGGCCCGGTTGTTATACGGTCCTTTTGGCCGGCGGCGGCGTGCGGCGTGGATTCGTATACGGTGCTAGCGACAAGAATGGCGCGCGACCCGACCGCGATCCTGTCCGGCCCGACGATCTGGCGGCCACGATGTTTCATCTATTGGGCATCAATCACGAGACCGAGGTCCACGACGCCAATAACCGTCCCTTGGTAGTCGCGGCCGGTCGACCGATCACGGGCATCTTTGCCTGA
- a CDS encoding cytochrome c peroxidase, whose amino-acid sequence MRRTSILQLALFTCFVAVAAAHGREVELATSLRRPVALVVAGNDRWIYVANQASGTISTIDLSASEVDTGESTNAPVLAEDKVGQTLTDMVLSPDERFLFVTDEAAGQLIVIERQEKSLVVAARVPVAQAPQSVRVTRDGRTCYVTSLWGQAVTVVDLSGLASIDQTNAAVRVIAETPLPFAPRCQCLVENDTRLIVTDAFGGSVAVFDTQNLKVVSVRELLGHNIRGMAVSNDGRQLLLAHQVLNSYTETLQKNVFWGAVITNVVRTLPIETFTSVAGEPLPATGAQTIGGLGAGAGDPAGLAVTAAGDAILTLAGVQEIALRRAGQFGWQRERVGRRPTALALSSDGRRALVANTFADSVTTLDVGAFRVERTIKLGPQSELSAAQRGEQYFYDARLSLDGWFSCHSCHTDGHSNGLTSDNFGDGAAGAPKRIPSLLGSVETGPWAWDGHVSLMEDQIRSSLVRTMRSPNPTDARVAGLAEFVRSLSAPPRPENVKPDDSLARQGEQIFARTGCTDCHRPPTYTSPASYDVGIVDELGRDRFNPPSLRGVRLRPALFHDNRAGSLEDVLLRHRHGQASESPAEDVRALLAFLRGL is encoded by the coding sequence ATGCGTCGGACGTCTATTCTGCAGTTAGCGTTATTCACATGCTTTGTGGCGGTCGCCGCGGCGCACGGTCGCGAGGTGGAATTGGCGACCTCGTTGCGGCGTCCTGTTGCGCTCGTCGTAGCTGGCAACGACCGCTGGATTTATGTGGCCAACCAAGCCAGCGGCACGATTTCCACCATCGACCTTTCGGCGAGCGAAGTCGATACAGGCGAATCCACCAATGCCCCCGTCCTCGCCGAAGATAAGGTCGGACAAACGCTCACGGACATGGTTCTTTCTCCCGACGAACGATTTCTATTCGTCACTGACGAAGCGGCCGGTCAGTTAATCGTGATCGAGCGACAAGAAAAGTCGCTCGTCGTCGCCGCACGAGTTCCTGTCGCACAAGCTCCCCAATCCGTGCGTGTGACGCGCGATGGACGAACCTGTTACGTGACGTCGCTATGGGGGCAAGCGGTCACCGTGGTGGATCTGAGCGGCCTCGCGTCCATCGACCAGACAAATGCGGCTGTACGCGTTATCGCCGAAACCCCGTTGCCGTTTGCGCCGCGCTGCCAATGTCTGGTCGAGAACGATACTCGCTTGATTGTGACTGACGCTTTTGGCGGTTCGGTCGCGGTGTTCGATACGCAGAATTTGAAAGTCGTCTCTGTTCGCGAACTGCTCGGGCACAATATTCGTGGAATGGCAGTATCAAACGACGGGCGGCAGCTCTTATTGGCTCACCAGGTTTTGAATAGCTATACCGAGACACTGCAGAAGAACGTCTTCTGGGGAGCGGTCATTACGAATGTGGTCCGCACTTTGCCGATCGAGACATTTACCTCGGTGGCAGGCGAGCCATTGCCCGCGACAGGTGCGCAAACGATCGGTGGGCTCGGCGCCGGGGCAGGAGACCCGGCCGGGTTGGCCGTGACCGCGGCCGGTGATGCGATACTGACACTTGCGGGCGTCCAGGAGATCGCATTGCGTCGGGCGGGGCAATTCGGTTGGCAGCGAGAGCGCGTCGGCAGGCGCCCGACTGCTCTCGCGCTTTCGAGCGATGGCAGGCGCGCTCTGGTGGCGAATACGTTCGCAGATTCCGTCACAACGCTCGACGTCGGGGCGTTTCGTGTCGAACGCACCATTAAGCTTGGGCCGCAGTCCGAGCTTTCCGCGGCCCAGCGTGGTGAACAATACTTCTATGACGCCCGCCTGTCCTTGGACGGATGGTTTAGCTGTCACAGTTGCCATACGGACGGTCATTCGAACGGATTAACCAGCGATAACTTCGGCGACGGCGCGGCCGGCGCTCCCAAGAGGATTCCTTCGCTGCTGGGAAGTGTCGAAACCGGGCCTTGGGCATGGGACGGCCACGTGTCACTTATGGAAGATCAAATTCGCAGCTCGTTAGTTCGCACGATGCGATCGCCGAATCCCACGGACGCGCGCGTCGCAGGACTTGCCGAATTCGTTCGCAGCCTGTCGGCGCCGCCGCGGCCAGAGAACGTCAAACCCGACGATTCGCTCGCACGGCAGGGGGAACAAATCTTCGCTCGCACGGGATGCACCGATTGTCATCGACCGCCGACGTACACATCGCCGGCGTCGTATGATGTGGGTATCGTCGATGAATTGGGGCGGGACCGCTTTAATCCACCGTCGCTTCGCGGCGTACGGTTGCGTCCCGCGTTATTTCACGATAACCGTGCGGGCTCGCTCGAGGATGTTTTACTGCGGCATCGACACGGGCAGGCGTCGGAGTCGCCGGCAGAAGATGTAAGGGCACTGCTTGCGTTTTTACGCGGCCTGTAG
- a CDS encoding acetyl-CoA C-acyltransferase → MREAVVVASSRTPLAKSFRGSFNLTRPDDLAAYVIRHVVDKVPALNPADIEDVVLGCGYPEGSQGMNVARIAALRAGLPVTVAGATVNRFCSSGLQSTAMAAHEILHEGADVTIAGGVESITTTASIKTDVNPWILEHKPALYMAMGDTAEVVAKRYKISRQAQDEYSLLSQQRTARAQQEHFFDEELAPMKVVRGVLDKKTGEVVSKEEHTIDKDECNRPDTTLEGLAGLKPYFDPNSGQGTVTAGNASQLSDGASATLLMSREKAKSLGIKPKVAFRGFVVAGCEPDEMGIGPVFAIPRLLSRHGLAVKDIDLWELNEAFAVQVIYCRDRLGIAPERLNVNGGSISIGHPFGMTGSRLVGTLANQMQRQQAQWGVVTMCIGGGQGAAGLFELVD, encoded by the coding sequence ATGCGAGAAGCCGTTGTCGTTGCCAGCAGCCGTACGCCGCTTGCCAAGTCGTTTCGTGGCTCGTTCAATCTCACACGGCCCGATGATTTGGCCGCGTACGTCATTCGCCACGTTGTCGATAAAGTTCCGGCGCTTAACCCTGCCGACATCGAAGACGTCGTCCTCGGTTGCGGTTACCCAGAGGGTTCGCAGGGGATGAATGTCGCGCGGATCGCGGCCTTGCGAGCCGGGCTGCCGGTAACGGTGGCGGGTGCCACGGTGAATCGATTTTGCTCGTCAGGATTGCAGTCGACCGCGATGGCCGCACACGAGATTCTGCACGAGGGTGCCGACGTGACAATCGCCGGTGGCGTGGAAAGCATCACCACGACGGCATCGATCAAGACCGACGTAAACCCGTGGATTCTGGAGCATAAACCGGCGCTCTATATGGCGATGGGAGATACCGCCGAGGTCGTCGCCAAACGATACAAAATCAGCCGGCAGGCGCAGGATGAATATTCCTTGCTAAGCCAGCAGCGCACGGCGCGGGCCCAGCAGGAACATTTCTTCGACGAAGAGCTGGCGCCCATGAAAGTGGTGCGCGGCGTCCTGGACAAGAAAACGGGCGAGGTTGTCAGCAAGGAAGAGCACACCATCGATAAGGATGAATGCAATCGGCCCGATACAACGCTGGAAGGACTGGCAGGGCTGAAACCGTATTTCGATCCCAACAGCGGGCAGGGGACGGTGACGGCTGGCAACGCCTCGCAGTTGTCCGACGGGGCCAGCGCCACGCTATTGATGTCGCGCGAGAAAGCGAAGTCGTTAGGCATCAAGCCCAAGGTCGCGTTCCGCGGCTTTGTCGTGGCCGGCTGCGAGCCGGATGAAATGGGGATCGGTCCCGTGTTCGCCATTCCCCGTCTCTTGTCGCGGCACGGGCTGGCGGTGAAGGATATCGACCTCTGGGAGTTGAACGAAGCGTTTGCCGTCCAAGTGATTTATTGCCGCGACCGTTTGGGTATCGCCCCAGAGCGGCTTAACGTCAACGGTGGCTCGATTTCGATTGGCCATCCGTTCGGCATGACCGGATCGCGGCTCGTCGGGACGCTGGCCAATCAGATGCAGCGTCAGCAAGCCCAGTGGGGCGTGGTCACGATGTGCATCGGCGGCGGGCAAGGAGCGGCCGGTTTGTTTGAACTGGTCGACTAG
- a CDS encoding response regulator, with amino-acid sequence MADRVMMGEQQKVKILVVDDNPDKLLAVEAVLEGLDQQVVSARSGGEALRLLLTERFAVILLDVNMPGMDGFETAALIRQHPRCEHTPIIFLTASPDDAFAVRGYSLGAVDYILTPVVPEILRSKVAVFVDLYRMTQQVEQQAAQRVALAQEHAARLAAERANRAKSEFLANVSHELRTPMNAIIGMTDLALTESPPPAMAEYLGAVKSNAAVLLELLNELLDLAKLESGKFVLEKSSFSLRDIIDELTPNIRYQAEQKGLLFSCAIAADASDQFLGDPLRLRQVLDNLLSNAVKFTDIGSVSLRVTVESATMQESWLRFAVRDSGIGISQADQERIFAPFTQVDASSTRRHGGTGLGLAIVNELVAAMRGRISVASTPGSGSEFGFVVPLAYGLSQTPKNQSPQNQPPQTLSTPAEKPLDSSKPQDSPGVSLHVLVAEDTRTNQEIVKRALGRRGHSVVIAENGRQAVELVTSTHFDVVLMDLQMPVMDGFQATAAIRDLPEGKDIPIIALTAHALSDDRDRCRTAGMDDFISKPLDIHELANLVERVRRQPVPQICS; translated from the coding sequence ATGGCTGACCGTGTAATGATGGGCGAACAACAAAAAGTCAAAATCCTGGTCGTTGACGACAACCCCGATAAGCTGCTGGCCGTGGAAGCAGTGCTCGAGGGCTTGGATCAACAGGTTGTTTCCGCGCGATCCGGAGGCGAGGCGCTGCGCCTGTTGCTGACGGAAAGGTTCGCGGTCATCCTGCTCGACGTTAACATGCCTGGGATGGACGGCTTCGAAACGGCGGCCTTGATCCGTCAGCATCCCCGGTGCGAGCATACGCCGATCATTTTCCTTACCGCGTCACCGGATGATGCGTTCGCCGTGCGCGGGTATTCGCTGGGGGCGGTGGATTACATCCTGACGCCGGTTGTGCCCGAAATCCTGCGCTCGAAGGTCGCCGTGTTCGTTGACCTGTACCGCATGACGCAACAAGTCGAGCAGCAAGCCGCGCAGCGCGTGGCGCTGGCTCAGGAGCACGCGGCACGGCTCGCGGCAGAGCGGGCCAACCGCGCCAAGAGCGAATTCCTGGCGAACGTCAGCCACGAATTGCGCACGCCAATGAATGCCATCATCGGCATGACCGATCTGGCGTTGACCGAATCTCCGCCACCAGCGATGGCCGAGTATTTAGGCGCCGTGAAGTCGAACGCCGCGGTCCTGCTGGAGTTGCTGAACGAACTGCTCGATCTCGCCAAGCTCGAATCTGGAAAATTCGTTCTGGAGAAAAGTTCCTTCTCGCTGCGCGACATCATCGACGAATTGACGCCGAATATCCGCTACCAGGCGGAACAAAAGGGGCTGCTCTTCTCTTGCGCAATCGCAGCCGATGCATCCGATCAATTCCTGGGGGATCCACTGCGATTGCGACAAGTGCTCGATAATCTGTTGTCCAATGCCGTCAAATTTACCGACATCGGATCGGTTAGTCTTCGGGTCACGGTCGAGTCCGCCACCATGCAAGAGTCGTGGCTGCGCTTCGCCGTACGTGATTCCGGCATCGGCATTTCGCAGGCGGATCAGGAACGGATCTTCGCCCCTTTCACGCAGGTCGATGCTTCGAGCACGCGGCGGCATGGGGGCACGGGCCTGGGATTGGCGATTGTCAACGAGTTGGTCGCCGCCATGCGCGGACGCATTTCCGTGGCCAGCACGCCAGGGAGCGGCAGCGAATTCGGCTTCGTCGTGCCGCTGGCCTATGGCCTGAGCCAGACGCCCAAAAACCAGTCGCCTCAGAACCAGCCACCGCAAACTCTGTCGACGCCGGCGGAGAAACCGCTAGATTCTTCCAAGCCACAAGACTCGCCGGGCGTTAGTTTGCACGTGCTGGTCGCCGAAGACACTCGCACGAATCAGGAAATCGTCAAGCGCGCCCTCGGACGGCGGGGGCATTCCGTCGTGATCGCCGAAAACGGGCGTCAGGCGGTCGAACTCGTGACAAGCACGCACTTCGATGTGGTGCTGATGGACCTGCAAATGCCCGTCATGGATGGCTTCCAAGCTACAGCCGCGATCCGTGACCTGCCCGAGGGCAAAGACATTCCGATTATTGCCCTGACGGCGCACGCCCTGAGTGATGATCGCGATCGCTGCCGCACTGCAGGCATGGATGATTTCATCTCGAAGCCGCTAGACATTCACGAGCTTGCCAACTTGGTCGAGCGGGTCCGCCGCCAACCAGTGCCGCAGATCTGTAGTTGA